The Longimicrobium terrae genome has a segment encoding these proteins:
- the recA gene encoding recombinase RecA has translation MAFVEVADDKKKALNVAIGQIEKAYGKGSIMRMGVNGPKVQVAAIPTGAINLDACIGVGGIPRGRVTEIYGPESSGKTTLCLHVIANAQKIGGVAAFIDAEHALDIEYARKLGVDVDNLLVSQPDTGEQGLEIAEVLVRSNAVDVIVIDSVAALVPRAEIEGEMGDSHVGLQARLMSQALRKLTGAINRTQTTVIFTNQIREKIGVMFGSPETTTGGRALKFYASLRLDIRRIGSIKDRDVLTGNKTRVKVVKNKVAPPFKQADFDIMFNVGIDHYGIIVDLAVEQDVINKSGAWFSYGDVRLGQGRENAKAFLQENPQVAAAIEVQVKEVLGMNGIAAAAPESDD, from the coding sequence ATGGCATTTGTCGAAGTCGCGGATGACAAGAAGAAGGCCCTGAACGTCGCCATCGGCCAGATCGAAAAGGCGTACGGCAAGGGCTCCATCATGCGGATGGGCGTCAACGGGCCCAAGGTGCAGGTGGCCGCCATCCCCACGGGCGCCATCAACCTTGACGCCTGCATCGGCGTGGGCGGCATTCCGCGCGGCCGCGTGACCGAGATCTACGGCCCGGAGTCGTCCGGCAAGACGACGCTCTGCCTTCACGTGATCGCCAACGCGCAGAAGATCGGCGGCGTGGCCGCGTTCATCGACGCGGAGCACGCGCTGGACATCGAGTACGCGCGCAAGCTGGGCGTGGACGTCGACAACCTGCTGGTGTCGCAGCCGGACACGGGTGAGCAGGGGCTGGAGATCGCCGAAGTGCTGGTGCGCTCCAACGCGGTGGACGTCATCGTCATCGACTCCGTGGCGGCGCTGGTGCCCCGGGCGGAAATCGAAGGCGAAATGGGCGACAGCCACGTAGGCCTGCAGGCACGCCTGATGAGCCAGGCGCTGCGCAAGCTGACCGGAGCCATCAACCGCACGCAGACCACGGTCATCTTCACCAACCAGATCCGTGAAAAGATCGGCGTGATGTTCGGCAGCCCGGAAACGACGACCGGCGGCCGGGCGCTCAAGTTCTACGCCTCGCTGCGGCTGGACATCCGCCGCATCGGCAGCATCAAGGACCGCGACGTGCTCACGGGCAACAAGACGCGCGTCAAGGTCGTCAAGAACAAGGTGGCGCCGCCCTTCAAGCAGGCGGACTTCGACATCATGTTCAACGTGGGCATCGACCACTACGGCATCATCGTGGACCTGGCGGTGGAGCAGGACGTGATCAACAAGTCCGGCGCCTGGTTCTCGTACGGCGACGTGCGGCTGGGGCAGGGGCGCGAGAACGCCAAGGCCTTTCTGCAGGAAAACCCGCAGGTGGCCGCGGCCATCGAGGTGCAGGTCAAGGAAGTACTGGGGATGAACGGCATCGCCGCCGCCGCCCCCGAGAGCGACGACTGA
- a CDS encoding KUP/HAK/KT family potassium transporter, which yields MSANEHGHAEPKGRYLALLSLSALGVVYGDIGTSVLYTVRESFHHTHGLHPTRDNVLGVLSLIFWALLLVISIKYAIFVLRADNRGEGGILALTSLVTPVGALKKNSRWVLIMLGLFGTALLYGDGMITPVISVLSAVEGLEVATPFFSPYIIPITIAILIGLFWVQKYGTGGVGRIFGPVTLLWFVIIAVLGVMNLVRDFSVLWAMNPLYGARFFIHNGWNGFLVLGSVFLCVTGGEALYADMGHFGRKPIKLAWYWVVLPALLLNYFGQGALLIHNPAAVDNPFYRMVPPWALYPVVVIATMAAVIASQALITGAFSLTMQAVQLGYMPRVQIEHTSSRERGQIYIPAINWVLMISCIGLVLGFRDSTHVAAAYGVAVTTTMVVTTLLLFTVEREKWKWPRLASWSFTAVFLTIDFAFLGANLVKIPHGGWFPLVVGALIFGLMTTWKTGRGILAERMASSTLPVDMFLADVGNNPPHRVRGTAVFMYGNPNGTPPALLHSLKHYQVLHQHTVFLAVMTEEVPHLQGGERTVVQELGHGFYRITLRYGFMEEPDIPAALATIKVDGLDLSPGRTTYFLGRETLIPSSEPGMAKWREQLFALMSRNARPATAFFGLPPNRVVELGAQIRL from the coding sequence GTGAGCGCAAACGAGCACGGACACGCCGAGCCCAAGGGGCGCTACCTGGCGCTGCTCTCCCTTTCCGCGCTGGGCGTCGTCTACGGCGACATCGGAACCAGTGTACTCTACACGGTCCGCGAATCCTTTCACCACACGCACGGGCTTCACCCCACGCGCGACAACGTGCTGGGCGTGCTTTCGCTCATCTTCTGGGCGCTGCTGCTGGTCATCTCCATCAAGTACGCCATCTTCGTGCTGCGGGCCGACAACCGCGGCGAGGGGGGCATTCTGGCGCTCACCTCGCTGGTGACGCCGGTGGGCGCGCTCAAGAAGAACAGCCGCTGGGTGCTCATCATGCTGGGGCTGTTCGGCACGGCGCTGCTGTACGGCGACGGGATGATCACCCCCGTCATCTCGGTGCTGAGCGCAGTGGAGGGGCTGGAGGTGGCTACGCCCTTCTTTTCGCCCTACATCATCCCCATCACCATCGCCATCCTGATCGGCCTGTTCTGGGTGCAGAAGTACGGCACCGGGGGCGTGGGCCGCATCTTCGGCCCGGTGACGCTGCTGTGGTTCGTCATCATCGCCGTCCTCGGGGTGATGAACCTGGTGCGCGACTTCAGCGTGCTGTGGGCCATGAACCCGCTGTACGGCGCGCGCTTCTTCATCCACAACGGATGGAACGGCTTTCTGGTGCTGGGCTCCGTGTTCCTGTGCGTGACCGGCGGCGAGGCGCTGTACGCCGACATGGGGCACTTCGGGCGCAAGCCCATCAAGCTGGCGTGGTACTGGGTGGTGCTTCCCGCGCTGCTGCTGAACTACTTCGGGCAGGGCGCGCTGCTGATTCACAACCCGGCCGCGGTGGACAACCCGTTCTACCGCATGGTGCCGCCGTGGGCGCTGTACCCGGTGGTGGTGATCGCCACGATGGCGGCGGTGATCGCGTCGCAGGCACTGATCACGGGGGCGTTCAGCCTGACCATGCAGGCGGTACAGCTGGGGTACATGCCGCGGGTGCAGATCGAGCACACCTCGTCCCGCGAGCGGGGGCAGATCTACATTCCCGCCATCAACTGGGTGCTGATGATTTCGTGCATCGGCCTCGTCCTTGGCTTTCGCGACAGCACGCACGTGGCGGCCGCGTACGGCGTGGCGGTGACCACGACCATGGTGGTGACCACGCTGCTGCTGTTTACGGTGGAGCGGGAAAAGTGGAAGTGGCCGCGGCTGGCGTCGTGGTCGTTCACGGCGGTGTTCCTGACCATCGACTTCGCCTTCCTGGGCGCCAACCTGGTCAAGATTCCGCACGGGGGCTGGTTTCCCCTTGTGGTGGGCGCGCTGATCTTTGGGCTGATGACGACGTGGAAGACGGGGCGCGGCATTCTGGCGGAGCGCATGGCCTCCAGCACGCTTCCGGTGGACATGTTTCTGGCGGACGTGGGGAACAACCCGCCGCACCGGGTGCGCGGAACGGCCGTGTTCATGTACGGCAACCCCAACGGCACGCCTCCCGCGCTGCTGCACAGCCTGAAGCACTACCAGGTGCTGCACCAGCACACCGTGTTTCTGGCGGTGATGACGGAAGAGGTACCGCACCTGCAGGGCGGGGAGCGCACGGTGGTGCAGGAGCTGGGGCACGGCTTCTACCGCATCACGCTGCGGTACGGCTTCATGGAGGAGCCCGACATTCCCGCCGCGCTGGCCACGATCAAGGTGGACGGGCTGGATCTGAGCCCCGGCCGCACCACGTACTTTCTGGGCCGCGAAACGCTCATTCCCAGCAGCGAGCCGGGGATGGCCAAGTGGCGGGAGCAGCTGTTTGCGCTCATGTCGCGCAACGCGCGGCCCGCGACCGCCTTCTTCGGCCTGCCGCCCAACCGGGTGGTGGAGCTGGGCGCGCAGATCCGGCTGTAG
- a CDS encoding KUP/HAK/KT family potassium transporter: MSESHHPEPSGRYFYVLALTALGVVYGDIGTSPIYAIREALGEHYGLSPSRDNVLGVLSLIFWALVIVISIKYLLFVMRADNRGEGGMIALTALVAPPRRMRVGSRRWTLVLVGLFGASLLYGDSMITPAISVLSAVEGLEVATPLFRPYILPITITILVGLFAVQSRGTAGIGRVFGPVTLLWFATLGALGLNQVVRRPEVFLALNPVHGAEFFIRNGWPGFLVLGSVFLVVTGGEALYADMGHFGKKPIQVTWFFIVLPCLFLNYFGQGALIIGDPKAIEHPFFLMAPKWALYPLVGLTTMATVIASQAVISGAFSLTRQAVQLGYLPRLRIEHTSERQIGQIYIPSINWLLMLACIGLVLGFRTSSNLAAAYGVAVTTDMVFTTILFAFVARDKFGWSMWRVVALAAAFLFVDLGFWGANLVKIPHGGWFPLVIAAVFFTAFTTWKKGRQILADRMQHNVLPIDLFMADLNESTYVRVPGTAVYMYGNAAGTPPALLHNLMHNKVLHERVVLLTVETEEIPVVDAGDRVTVKEIGNGVFRVGLRYGFKEDPDIPQALALVNRPDLPLKTMSTSYFLGRETLIASRTPGMAIWREKLFSVMSRNARPATAYFGLPPNRVVELGAQIEL; encoded by the coding sequence GTGTCCGAGAGCCATCATCCCGAGCCCTCCGGGCGGTACTTCTACGTGCTGGCGCTCACCGCGCTGGGCGTGGTGTACGGCGACATCGGCACCAGTCCCATCTACGCCATCCGCGAGGCGCTGGGCGAGCACTACGGCCTGTCGCCCTCGCGCGACAACGTGCTGGGCGTGCTGTCGCTGATCTTCTGGGCGCTGGTCATCGTCATCTCCATCAAGTACCTGCTCTTCGTGATGCGGGCGGACAACCGCGGCGAGGGCGGGATGATCGCGCTGACGGCGCTGGTGGCGCCGCCCCGGCGCATGCGGGTGGGGAGCCGGCGGTGGACGCTGGTGCTGGTGGGGCTGTTCGGCGCGTCGCTGCTGTACGGCGACAGCATGATCACGCCGGCCATCTCCGTGCTGAGCGCGGTGGAGGGGCTGGAGGTGGCCACGCCGCTCTTTCGCCCGTACATCCTGCCCATCACCATCACCATTCTGGTGGGATTGTTCGCGGTGCAGTCGCGCGGCACGGCGGGGATCGGGCGGGTGTTCGGGCCGGTGACGCTGCTGTGGTTCGCCACGCTGGGCGCGCTGGGGCTGAACCAGGTGGTGCGCCGGCCGGAGGTGTTTCTGGCGCTGAACCCGGTGCACGGCGCGGAGTTCTTCATCCGCAACGGGTGGCCGGGCTTTCTGGTTCTCGGTTCCGTGTTCCTGGTGGTGACGGGCGGCGAAGCGCTGTACGCCGACATGGGGCACTTCGGCAAGAAGCCCATTCAGGTCACCTGGTTCTTCATCGTCCTTCCCTGCCTGTTTCTGAACTACTTCGGGCAGGGGGCGCTGATCATCGGCGATCCCAAGGCGATCGAGCACCCGTTCTTTCTGATGGCGCCCAAGTGGGCGCTGTATCCGCTGGTGGGACTGACGACCATGGCCACGGTGATCGCCTCGCAGGCGGTGATCAGCGGCGCGTTTTCCCTCACGCGGCAGGCGGTGCAGCTGGGGTACCTGCCGCGGCTGCGCATCGAGCACACGTCGGAGCGGCAGATCGGGCAGATCTACATCCCCTCCATCAACTGGCTGCTGATGCTGGCGTGCATCGGCCTTGTTCTCGGGTTCCGGACGAGCAGCAACCTGGCGGCGGCGTACGGCGTGGCGGTGACCACGGACATGGTGTTCACCACTATCCTGTTCGCCTTCGTGGCGCGCGACAAGTTCGGCTGGAGCATGTGGCGCGTGGTGGCGCTGGCGGCGGCGTTCCTGTTCGTGGACCTGGGCTTCTGGGGCGCCAACCTGGTCAAGATTCCGCACGGCGGCTGGTTTCCGCTGGTGATCGCGGCCGTCTTCTTCACCGCGTTCACCACGTGGAAGAAGGGGCGGCAGATTCTGGCGGACCGCATGCAGCACAACGTGCTCCCCATCGACCTGTTCATGGCCGATCTGAATGAGAGCACGTATGTGCGGGTGCCCGGAACGGCGGTGTACATGTACGGCAACGCGGCCGGCACGCCCCCCGCGCTGCTGCACAACCTGATGCACAACAAGGTGCTGCACGAGCGCGTGGTGCTGCTGACGGTGGAAACGGAGGAGATCCCGGTGGTGGACGCCGGGGACCGGGTGACGGTCAAGGAGATCGGCAACGGCGTGTTCCGGGTGGGGCTGCGCTACGGCTTCAAGGAGGATCCCGACATTCCCCAGGCCCTGGCCCTGGTGAACCGGCCGGACCTGCCGCTGAAGACGATGAGCACCAGCTACTTCCTGGGCCGCGAAACGCTCATCGCCTCGCGCACGCCGGGGATGGCGATCTGGCGAGAAAAGCTGTTTTCGGTGATGTCGCGCAACGCGCGGCCGGCGACCGCCTACTTCGGCCTGCCGCCCAACCGCGTGGTGGAGCTCGGCGCCCAGATCGAGCTGTAG
- the hisA gene encoding 1-(5-phosphoribosyl)-5-[(5-phosphoribosylamino)methylideneamino]imidazole-4-carboxamide isomerase, translating to MAEFALYPAIDLRRGRCVRLEKGMAERETVYGDDPAAVAAGFAAAGAEWIHVVDLDAAFGDGSNRALIRSLAATAGVRVQTGGGLRTEADLEEVLEAGAARAVIGTAAIENPELVRTAVARWGADRIAVGLDARGRRPAARGWVEESGTDLFDLARTLVEYGVRTIIHTDIERDGMMMGPNLDLSAELAAHAGAEVIVSGGMRGIDDVRACAAAAREGRGISGAIMGRAIYEGAVDVGEALRAAR from the coding sequence ATGGCGGAATTTGCGCTGTACCCGGCCATCGACCTGCGCCGGGGCCGCTGCGTGCGGCTGGAAAAGGGGATGGCGGAGCGGGAAACGGTCTACGGCGACGATCCCGCCGCCGTCGCCGCGGGGTTCGCCGCGGCGGGCGCGGAGTGGATTCACGTCGTGGACCTGGACGCCGCCTTCGGGGACGGGAGCAACCGCGCGCTGATCCGTTCGCTTGCCGCCACCGCCGGTGTTCGCGTGCAGACCGGCGGGGGACTGCGGACGGAAGCGGACCTGGAGGAAGTGCTGGAGGCCGGCGCCGCGCGCGCCGTCATCGGCACGGCCGCGATCGAGAACCCGGAGCTGGTGCGCACGGCCGTCGCCCGCTGGGGCGCGGACCGCATCGCCGTCGGCCTGGACGCGCGCGGCAGGCGTCCCGCGGCGCGCGGCTGGGTGGAGGAAAGCGGGACGGACCTGTTCGACCTGGCCCGCACGCTCGTCGAATATGGCGTGCGGACGATCATCCACACCGACATCGAGCGGGACGGGATGATGATGGGGCCCAACCTGGACCTGTCCGCCGAGCTGGCCGCGCACGCCGGTGCGGAAGTGATCGTTTCCGGCGGCATGCGCGGGATCGACGACGTACGCGCCTGCGCGGCGGCGGCGCGCGAGGGACGCGGAATTTCCGGCGCCATCATGGGCCGCGCCATCTACGAGGGCGCGGTGGACGTGGGCGAGGCGCTGCGGGCCGCGCGATGA
- a CDS encoding M23 family metallopeptidase, with translation MSRPARIIAAGALCALGAALGVQRLATLRAAEQQMEAPPAWLPAAQARPAELAFADTLRRGETLSELLDRTKLDLTATRALLEQLSQVQDPRTVRPGLVVEYRRSTRTGAVRAVSTRLDADRRLSLRPAGAGWNARVEEVAVHTDTTVLAGSVRRSLYQALMDGEGDVPRGERQRVADLLADSVFPWQIDFSRDLKVGDTFRILYERMVRPDGSARSSRILAVQFDIDGRAHDAYRFTVDGLDEFYDGDGESLKRAFLRAPLEFRRISSVFTSGRFHPILRRVRAHQGIDYAASMGTPVRAVGDGVIARAGWAGGYGNLVEIRHQRGYGSRYGHMRGFAPGIRPGVRVRQGQLIGFVGTTGLSTGPHLHYEFHMDGRPVDPSSIRYLTGAPIPGGARGRFRAARDLRTAALERVSGPRLAKRDSARTGDRG, from the coding sequence ATGTCTCGTCCCGCCCGCATCATCGCCGCCGGCGCGCTCTGCGCGCTGGGCGCGGCGCTCGGCGTTCAGCGCCTGGCCACTCTCCGCGCCGCCGAACAGCAGATGGAGGCACCGCCGGCGTGGCTTCCGGCGGCGCAGGCCCGCCCCGCGGAGCTTGCCTTTGCCGACACGCTGCGCCGCGGCGAAACGCTTTCGGAGCTTCTGGACCGCACCAAGCTGGACCTGACGGCCACCCGCGCGCTGCTGGAGCAGCTGTCCCAGGTGCAGGACCCGCGTACCGTGCGCCCCGGGCTGGTGGTGGAGTACCGCCGTTCCACGCGCACCGGCGCCGTGCGCGCCGTCAGCACGCGGCTGGACGCGGACCGCCGCCTTTCGCTGCGCCCCGCGGGCGCGGGATGGAACGCGCGGGTGGAAGAGGTCGCGGTCCACACGGATACCACGGTGCTGGCGGGAAGCGTGCGCCGGTCGCTGTATCAGGCGCTGATGGACGGCGAGGGCGACGTGCCCCGCGGCGAGCGGCAGCGCGTGGCGGACCTGCTGGCGGACAGCGTGTTTCCCTGGCAGATCGACTTTTCGCGCGACCTCAAGGTGGGCGACACCTTTCGCATCCTGTACGAGCGGATGGTGCGCCCGGACGGCAGCGCGCGCTCGTCGCGCATCCTGGCCGTGCAGTTCGACATCGACGGCCGCGCGCACGACGCCTACCGCTTCACCGTGGACGGGCTGGACGAGTTCTACGACGGCGACGGCGAGTCGCTCAAGCGCGCGTTCCTGCGGGCGCCGCTGGAGTTCCGCCGCATCAGCAGCGTCTTTACCAGCGGCCGCTTTCACCCCATCCTGCGCCGCGTGCGCGCGCACCAGGGCATCGACTACGCGGCCTCCATGGGCACGCCGGTCCGCGCCGTGGGCGACGGGGTGATCGCGCGCGCCGGGTGGGCGGGCGGATACGGCAACCTTGTGGAAATCCGCCACCAGCGGGGATACGGCAGCCGCTACGGCCACATGCGCGGCTTCGCGCCCGGCATCCGTCCCGGCGTCCGCGTGCGCCAGGGCCAGCTGATCGGCTTCGTGGGCACCACGGGGCTCAGCACCGGGCCGCACCTGCACTACGAGTTCCACATGGACGGCCGCCCCGTCGATCCGTCGTCCATCCGCTACCTGACCGGCGCGCCCATCCCGGGCGGCGCCAGGGGCCGCTTCCGCGCCGCGCGCGACCTGCGCACGGCCGCCCTGGAGCGCGTCTCCGGCCCGCGCCTCGCCAAGCGCGACAGCGCCCGCACGGGCGACCGCGGCTGA
- a CDS encoding threonine aldolase family protein, with product MPESARDMVDLRSDTVTRPSPEMRRAIAEAEVGDAVLGDDPTVAALERAAAQLLGKEAALFFPSGIMANTAGVLVWAQPGTEAVIDAGGHILNYEEGAAAAWGGVQLRAVQTPDGLLDPDLVAEAIRPDTPYLPQTSLVCVENTHNSAGGRILPLERMRAVRDVARERGVRVHLDGARLPNASVATGTPMSAWAAEADTVMFALSKGLGAPVGSILGGDAETMQRAWRLRRRLGGGMRQAGILAAAGLYALEHNFPLLAQDHRRARELAQAAGAVDGIQAAVPDTNIVMLDLEDAALQPAALLAALAERGILMTQFGPRRLRSVLHMDVGDDGIRRAAQALREVVEAARG from the coding sequence ATGCCCGAATCCGCTCGCGACATGGTAGATCTGCGTTCCGACACGGTGACGCGCCCCTCGCCCGAAATGCGCCGCGCCATCGCCGAAGCCGAGGTGGGCGACGCGGTGCTGGGCGACGACCCCACGGTGGCGGCGCTGGAGCGGGCTGCGGCGCAGCTGCTGGGCAAGGAGGCCGCCCTGTTCTTTCCCAGCGGCATCATGGCCAACACGGCGGGCGTGCTGGTGTGGGCCCAGCCGGGAACAGAGGCCGTGATCGACGCGGGTGGCCACATCCTGAACTACGAAGAGGGCGCGGCGGCGGCGTGGGGCGGCGTGCAGCTGCGCGCGGTGCAGACGCCGGACGGCCTGCTGGACCCGGACCTGGTGGCTGAGGCCATCCGCCCGGACACGCCGTACCTGCCGCAGACCTCGCTGGTGTGCGTGGAAAACACCCACAACAGCGCGGGCGGGCGCATTCTGCCGCTGGAGCGGATGCGCGCGGTGCGCGACGTGGCGCGTGAGCGGGGCGTGCGCGTGCACCTGGACGGCGCGCGCCTGCCGAACGCCTCCGTGGCGACCGGCACGCCCATGTCCGCCTGGGCGGCGGAGGCAGACACGGTGATGTTCGCGCTTTCCAAGGGGCTGGGCGCGCCCGTGGGTTCCATCCTGGGCGGCGACGCGGAAACCATGCAGCGCGCCTGGCGCCTGCGCCGGCGGCTGGGCGGGGGAATGCGGCAGGCCGGCATCCTGGCGGCGGCCGGGCTGTACGCGCTGGAGCACAACTTTCCGCTGCTCGCCCAGGATCACCGCCGCGCGCGGGAACTGGCACAGGCCGCGGGCGCGGTGGACGGGATTCAGGCCGCCGTGCCGGACACCAACATCGTCATGCTGGACCTGGAAGACGCGGCGCTGCAGCCGGCCGCCCTCCTGGCCGCGCTGGCGGAGCGCGGCATTCTGATGACGCAGTTCGGGCCGCGTCGGCTGCGCTCCGTGCTGCACATGGACGTGGGCGACGACGGAATCCGCCGCGCCGCCCAAGCCTTGCGCGAGGTTGTGGAGGCCGCGCGGGGCTGA